The genomic DNA CATCTGGGCGAAGGCCAGCGTGACCATCGCGAAGTAGATGCCCTGGCGCCTGATCGCGAGCGCGCCGAAAGCGCAGCCCATCAGGACGGCGACCCCGGCCCCGCACAGGATGGCGAGCTCCGGAGAAAGACCCCACACCTTCGCCGCGTGGGCCGCGACGTAGCTGGACATGCCGAAATACGCCGCGTGTCCGAACGACAGGAGACCCACATAGCCCAGCAGCAGATTGACCGAGCAGGCGAACAGGGCGAAGCAGAGGATCTTGATCACCAGGATCGGGTAAAGCAGGGACGGCGCCACGAGAAGCACGGCGCCCAGCCCGAGCATGACGAACAGGTGATAGCGCGGCATGCCCAGTTTCTGGAACGAGGCCGCGGCGGGCACATGGCTGTGAGACGACATGTTAGGAGCTTCTCCCGAAAAGGCCCGCGGGCTTTGCCATGAGAACGATGGCCATGATCACGAAGATGACGGTCGCCGAGGCTTCCGGCCAGAACACCTTGGTCAGGCCCTCGACGAGCCCCAGCGAGAAGCCCGTGACGATCGATCCGAGGATCGAGCCCATGCCGCCGATGACGACCACCGCGAAGACGACGATGATGAGGTCGGAGCCCATCGTCGGATTGACCGAGTAGATCGGAGCCGCGAGCACGCCGGCAAAACCGGCGAGCGCGACGCCGAAGCCGTAGGTCATGGTGACCAGGAGCGACACGTTGATGCCGAAGGCCTCCGTCAGGGCCGGGTTCTCGGTCGCCGCCCGCAGGTAGGAGCCGAGTCGCGTCTTTTCGATGACGAACCAGGTCGACAGGCAGACGATGAGCGACGTGATGATCACGAAGGCGCGCGAGTTCGGAAGGAACATGAACCCGAGATTGTGCCCGCCGGTCAGAAGCGGCGGCAGCGTATAGGGCATGCCGGTGGCGCCGTAGAAGTTCCGGAAGAGCCCGGTGATCATCAGCGCGAGGCCGAATGTCAGGATCATCCCATAGAGATGGTCGAGGTCGTAGAGCCAGCGCAGCAGCAGGCGCTC from Microvirga sp. TS319 includes the following:
- a CDS encoding branched-chain amino acid ABC transporter permease gives rise to the protein MFELLGIPPQVFFSQLLLGLINGAFYAMLSLGLAVIFGLLNIVNFAHGALYMMGAFGAWMLLNYLGVGYWWALILSPLLVGAFGVLIERLLLRWLYDLDHLYGMILTFGLALMITGLFRNFYGATGMPYTLPPLLTGGHNLGFMFLPNSRAFVIITSLIVCLSTWFVIEKTRLGSYLRAATENPALTEAFGINVSLLVTMTYGFGVALAGFAGVLAAPIYSVNPTMGSDLIIVVFAVVVIGGMGSILGSIVTGFSLGLVEGLTKVFWPEASATVIFVIMAIVLMAKPAGLFGRSS